A single genomic interval of Thermoplasmata archaeon harbors:
- a CDS encoding AbrB/MazE/SpoVT family DNA-binding domain-containing protein yields MDTVTVSPKYQVVIPERVREEFHIRAGDKMAVIVKHGILHYVPVRPFEQTKGMTPGLDTRGLRDKHDRF; encoded by the coding sequence ATGGATACGGTGACAGTCTCGCCGAAGTACCAAGTGGTAATCCCTGAGCGAGTTCGCGAAGAATTCCACATCCGGGCCGGGGACAAGATGGCCGTGATCGTGAAGCACGGGATCCTTCACTACGTTCCCGTCCGCCCCTTCGAGCAGACCAAGGGAATGACCCCCGGGCTGGATACGAGGGGCCTTCGCGACAAGCACGATCGCTTCTAG